The following are from one region of the Arthrobacter sp. TMP15 genome:
- a CDS encoding winged helix DNA-binding domain-containing protein: MSVKATPAILAKLRLASLGIIPSTSTCPSPGPVDVVRSLTALQGQDLPGALWSIGLRSPGSTRTDIEAAFNGGELVRSWPLRGTLHVCAAEDLGWILSLTGERMLAAMAGRHRQLEITTADLQSVRQLALGLLDNSGGRASRLELFAAFEQAGQGTSAQRGIHLLWRLCIQGTLVQGPVSTAVGKGTTQFFVSSQMWIKKPRNLERDQALAELALRYFRGHGPATIKDFQWWSKLTRKDINTALAQIANQLTTLECNGTTYWLAPETAELAGGRLPGNSSVLLLPGFDEYLLGYTDRSAALAPHHAPLTVPGNNGMFKATIVAGGQVVGTWRKAQGAKRKERQVAGVVLPELFIQISPAQQKTLAKSAANYSAFLFGSGA; this comes from the coding sequence ATGAGTGTAAAGGCCACACCAGCAATCCTTGCCAAGCTGCGACTTGCCAGCTTGGGAATTATTCCCTCAACGTCCACTTGTCCCAGCCCGGGGCCGGTGGACGTTGTGCGTTCCCTGACAGCGCTGCAGGGCCAGGACTTACCCGGGGCACTGTGGTCAATAGGGTTGCGCTCACCCGGGAGTACCCGGACGGATATTGAGGCGGCGTTCAACGGCGGAGAGCTGGTGAGGTCCTGGCCCCTGCGCGGTACCCTGCATGTGTGCGCCGCCGAAGACCTTGGCTGGATACTCTCCCTGACAGGGGAGCGGATGCTCGCTGCCATGGCGGGTCGGCATAGACAGTTGGAAATTACGACGGCGGATCTTCAGTCGGTGCGCCAGCTGGCCTTGGGACTGTTGGATAACTCTGGCGGACGAGCCAGCCGCCTGGAACTGTTTGCCGCCTTCGAGCAGGCAGGCCAAGGCACATCTGCGCAGCGTGGCATTCATCTCCTGTGGAGGTTGTGCATCCAAGGGACCCTGGTGCAAGGTCCGGTCAGCACTGCTGTGGGCAAGGGAACTACCCAGTTCTTTGTTAGCTCGCAAATGTGGATCAAAAAACCAAGGAATCTGGAAAGGGATCAGGCTCTGGCTGAATTGGCACTGCGCTATTTTCGCGGCCACGGCCCCGCCACTATCAAGGATTTCCAGTGGTGGAGCAAACTAACCCGCAAAGATATCAACACGGCACTGGCCCAAATCGCCAACCAGCTCACTACCTTAGAATGCAACGGCACCACTTATTGGCTGGCACCGGAAACGGCTGAACTGGCCGGGGGCCGGCTGCCCGGGAACAGCTCCGTACTGCTGCTGCCGGGCTTTGATGAATACCTGCTGGGATACACAGACCGCAGCGCAGCGCTTGCTCCGCACCACGCTCCGCTGACCGTGCCAGGGAACAACGGCATGTTCAAGGCCACCATCGTAGCTGGGGGACAGGTTGTTGGCACCTGGCGCAAAGCGCAAGGTGCCAAGAGGAAAGAAAGGCAAGTGGCCGGCGTCGTACTTCCAGAACTGTTTATACAGATCAGCCCGGCGCAGCAGAAGACCCTGGCCAAATCAGCGGCAAACTATAGCGCTTTCTTGTTCGGCAGTGGCGCCTAG
- a CDS encoding acyl-CoA desaturase, whose protein sequence is MSSATLDTIEALDGAPVIKPARKRPARDRQVTDFIQLCEQVRAVGLMERDIKWYVGRFIRQGIGYLAVLALFLTLGQSWWQMVTAVLLAFMCTQTAFISHDAAHRQVFASAKKNAWLARIAGNLFVGLSYGWWMNKHGKHHLNPNKIGVDGDIDPGALVFDPENAAKRTGFAKWFARRQGAFFFPLLTLAALDLHIAAVRRVLDRKQVMPERGAEIAMLVFRLVVMPAFTVWFLGWGIGIAFIVVQVMALGLYMGGSFAPNHKGMPLVPKDVKIDFMRRQTLMSRNITGGWWVDAGMGGLNYQIEHHLFPTMSSKNLKAVQPMVREYCAERNITYTETTLGQSYMIVMRYLNRVGLGQRDPFECPITANMRSAR, encoded by the coding sequence ATGTCATCTGCAACACTTGACACCATCGAAGCGTTGGACGGCGCACCAGTCATCAAGCCTGCGCGCAAGCGCCCGGCACGGGATCGCCAAGTCACGGATTTCATCCAGCTTTGCGAGCAGGTTCGCGCGGTTGGTCTCATGGAGCGAGACATTAAGTGGTACGTGGGCAGGTTCATTCGCCAGGGAATCGGATATTTGGCGGTCTTGGCGTTGTTCCTGACGTTGGGGCAGAGCTGGTGGCAGATGGTGACGGCTGTCCTGTTGGCGTTCATGTGCACACAGACCGCTTTCATTTCCCATGATGCCGCGCACCGTCAGGTGTTTGCTTCGGCGAAGAAAAACGCATGGCTTGCCCGGATCGCCGGTAACTTGTTCGTGGGCTTGTCGTATGGCTGGTGGATGAACAAGCACGGCAAGCACCACCTGAACCCGAACAAGATTGGCGTGGATGGCGATATTGATCCGGGCGCTCTGGTGTTTGATCCGGAAAATGCTGCCAAGCGCACCGGCTTTGCCAAGTGGTTCGCCCGCCGTCAGGGCGCATTCTTCTTCCCGCTGCTGACGCTGGCTGCTCTTGATCTGCACATCGCAGCAGTGCGGCGTGTGCTGGACCGCAAGCAGGTCATGCCGGAACGTGGTGCCGAGATCGCAATGCTCGTTTTCCGTCTGGTGGTCATGCCTGCGTTCACCGTATGGTTCCTTGGTTGGGGCATTGGCATTGCCTTCATCGTTGTACAGGTTATGGCCCTTGGTTTGTACATGGGCGGCTCCTTTGCCCCGAACCACAAGGGCATGCCGCTGGTCCCCAAAGACGTCAAGATCGACTTCATGCGCCGCCAGACCCTCATGAGCCGTAACATCACCGGTGGTTGGTGGGTTGATGCCGGCATGGGCGGTTTGAATTACCAGATTGAGCATCACCTCTTCCCCACGATGTCCTCCAAGAACCTGAAGGCTGTCCAGCCCATGGTGCGCGAGTACTGTGCAGAGCGGAATATCACTTACACAGAGACCACGCTGGGACAGTCATACATGATCGTGATGCGTTACCTCAACCGTGTTGGTCTTGGCCAGCGTGACCCCTTTGAATGCCCCATCACGGCAAATATGCGAAGCGCCCGGTAA